The Verrucomicrobium spinosum DSM 4136 = JCM 18804 genome includes a region encoding these proteins:
- a CDS encoding DmsC/YnfH family molybdoenzyme membrane anchor subunit — protein sequence MTLDHRTSLVDKLLAEQQDFSTAVSKFSEWHDQAHDEPLQARYYKNLIPLSKPLKGEQYAFEVNLDQCTGCKACVAACHSMNGLDEHESWRDMGALAGCRDEPYVQTVTTACHHCTDPACAEGCPVLAYEKDEETGIVRHLDDQCIGCSYCILKCPYDVPKYNPKRGIVRKCDMCQQRLAVGEAPACVQSCPNGAIAIRIVKMDVVKEATRKPGKRLLPGAFDSSYTHPTTSYVSSKPIPDFARPQHDGELQLEEMHAPLAWMLVLTQMATGIFIAALCSWVEPAKMQALSLAALVVLAAGLGTSVLHLGQPFRAWRAFLGWRKSWLSREVMAFGGFFKIGALAWWFNHPALVGLTVAAGLASVFCSCMVYVDTRRSYWAAPITFAKFFGTTVLLGSASAAAVLGWLQMLDLWQGGPVYATLFAAAAVVFRIGLFVYEWSLQSSALGNSHHPCHRSAKTLATLAQSAQQVRVLLFIISTVFGFLAMGNVGSLIAAWATISLVATFSSQVIERHLYFAGGVATRMPGVPMTPHHH from the coding sequence ATGACCCTCGACCACCGCACCTCACTCGTGGACAAGCTCCTGGCCGAACAGCAGGACTTTTCCACCGCGGTGTCGAAGTTCTCTGAATGGCATGACCAGGCCCACGATGAGCCGCTCCAGGCGCGTTATTACAAGAACCTGATCCCCCTGAGCAAGCCGCTTAAAGGGGAGCAGTACGCGTTCGAGGTGAATCTGGACCAGTGCACCGGCTGCAAGGCCTGTGTGGCGGCCTGCCACTCCATGAACGGGCTGGATGAGCACGAGAGCTGGCGGGACATGGGGGCGCTGGCCGGCTGCCGGGACGAACCCTATGTCCAGACGGTCACCACGGCGTGCCACCACTGCACAGACCCGGCCTGCGCCGAGGGCTGCCCAGTACTGGCCTATGAAAAGGACGAGGAAACCGGCATTGTCCGCCATCTGGATGACCAGTGCATCGGCTGCTCGTACTGCATCCTGAAATGCCCGTACGATGTGCCCAAGTACAACCCCAAGCGCGGCATCGTGCGCAAGTGCGACATGTGCCAGCAGCGTCTGGCGGTGGGTGAGGCTCCCGCCTGTGTGCAGTCCTGCCCGAACGGCGCGATTGCCATCCGCATTGTGAAGATGGACGTGGTGAAGGAGGCCACCCGCAAGCCGGGCAAACGCCTGCTGCCTGGCGCGTTTGATTCCTCCTACACGCATCCCACCACGAGTTATGTTTCCTCGAAGCCAATTCCTGACTTCGCCCGCCCCCAGCATGACGGGGAGCTGCAACTGGAGGAGATGCACGCGCCCCTGGCCTGGATGCTGGTGCTGACCCAGATGGCCACGGGTATTTTCATCGCTGCCCTCTGCTCATGGGTGGAACCTGCGAAGATGCAGGCGCTGAGCCTGGCCGCACTGGTGGTGCTGGCGGCTGGTCTGGGCACCAGTGTGCTGCACCTCGGGCAACCCTTCCGCGCCTGGCGGGCTTTCCTGGGCTGGCGGAAGTCCTGGCTGAGCCGTGAGGTCATGGCCTTCGGTGGATTCTTCAAGATCGGCGCGCTTGCCTGGTGGTTCAATCATCCCGCCCTGGTCGGCCTCACCGTCGCGGCGGGTCTGGCCAGTGTCTTCTGCTCCTGCATGGTGTATGTGGACACGCGCCGCTCCTACTGGGCCGCACCCATCACCTTTGCCAAGTTCTTCGGCACCACGGTGCTGCTGGGCAGTGCCAGTGCGGCCGCCGTGCTGGGGTGGTTGCAGATGCTGGACCTGTGGCAGGGCGGGCCGGTGTATGCCACCCTCTTTGCGGCCGCCGCCGTGGTATTCCGCATTGGACTGTTCGTTTATGAGTGGTCGCTGCAATCCTCTGCCCTCGGCAACAGCCACCACCCCTGCCATCGCTCTGCCAAGACACTGGCCACGCTGGCACAGAGCGCCCAGCAGGTGCGGGTGCTCCTCTTCATCATCTCCACCGTCTTCGGATTCCTGGCCATGGGCAATGTGGGCAGCCTCATTGCGGCTTGGGCCACCATCTCACTCGTAGCGACCTTCTCCTCCCAGGTGATCGAGCGTCATCTCTACTTCGCCGGCGGAGTCGCCACCCGGATGCCCGGGGTGCCGATGACTCCGCACCATCATTGA
- a CDS encoding molybdopterin-dependent oxidoreductase produces MNMSARLPELIRAFNGPMTKELVQEPAKFGLGSLPSRTQPVSVAHAVCGFCSTGCGLKIHLDEKGQAINLTPNTQYPVNLGMACPKGWEALTPLYAADRATTPLLNGEAVDWDTAMQVFCRKFEAIMDQHGRESVAFLSTGQIMVEEMAFLGALAKFGMGMVHGDGNTRQCMATAVAAYKESFGFDAPPYTYADFEQGDVLVFIGANPCIAHPIMWQRVLSNSNQPEIIVVDPRKTETAMAATQHLPILPKSDLLLFYCLAHWLVKHGHVKPEYIADHTNGYEGFCEFLKDYAPEQHYASLGLSEEEFLKFAETIANGKSVSFWWTMGVNQGHEATRTAQAIINVALMTGNIGRPGTGANSITGQCNAMGSRLFSNTTNLIGGHDFTKAEHRAKVAQALDIPEERIPQKPSLAYDQIVQGIEEGRIKGLWMIATNAAHSWIQQKRIREVLQKLDFFVVQDMYATTESAQLAHLVLPAAGWGEKEGTFINSERRIGVSRKVSRAPGQALADFHIFRLIAEYWGCASLFRSWTSPEAVFERLQQVTKGQPCEITGIKGYDMLESHGGMQWPLRPGDEPGKERRLFEDGKFYTPDGRAKFVYEAPHAVPEPPDAEYPLVLLTGRGTSAQWHTQTRTGKSAILRKLHPTALMLDIHPEDALKLKIRDGQTVTVSSRRANITAQARVSTTMRPGQVFLPMHDPQVNQLTLSVVDPYSRQPSYKHCAVRVG; encoded by the coding sequence ATGAACATGAGCGCGCGCCTCCCTGAACTGATCCGGGCCTTCAACGGCCCCATGACCAAGGAATTGGTGCAGGAGCCAGCCAAATTTGGTCTCGGCAGTCTGCCCTCCCGCACCCAGCCCGTCTCCGTGGCCCACGCGGTGTGCGGCTTCTGCTCCACGGGCTGTGGTCTGAAGATCCATCTGGATGAAAAGGGCCAGGCCATCAATCTCACGCCCAACACGCAGTACCCCGTGAACCTGGGGATGGCGTGCCCGAAAGGCTGGGAGGCGCTGACTCCCCTCTACGCCGCGGATCGCGCTACCACTCCCCTGCTGAATGGTGAAGCCGTGGACTGGGACACGGCCATGCAGGTCTTTTGCCGGAAGTTCGAGGCCATCATGGACCAGCACGGGCGTGAATCCGTGGCCTTCCTCAGCACCGGCCAGATCATGGTGGAGGAGATGGCCTTCCTGGGTGCCCTGGCCAAGTTTGGCATGGGCATGGTGCACGGCGATGGCAACACCCGCCAGTGCATGGCCACCGCCGTGGCGGCGTACAAGGAGAGCTTCGGCTTCGACGCCCCGCCCTACACCTATGCGGACTTTGAGCAAGGAGACGTACTGGTGTTTATTGGTGCGAACCCCTGCATCGCCCACCCCATCATGTGGCAACGGGTGCTGTCCAATTCGAACCAGCCCGAAATCATCGTGGTGGATCCGCGCAAGACGGAAACGGCCATGGCCGCCACCCAGCACCTGCCGATTCTCCCCAAGTCGGACCTGCTACTCTTCTACTGCCTGGCCCACTGGCTGGTGAAGCACGGCCACGTGAAGCCGGAATACATCGCGGACCACACGAACGGCTACGAGGGCTTCTGCGAGTTCCTCAAGGACTATGCGCCGGAGCAGCATTACGCTTCGTTGGGTCTCAGCGAGGAGGAGTTCCTCAAGTTCGCGGAAACGATCGCAAACGGTAAGAGCGTCTCCTTCTGGTGGACCATGGGAGTCAATCAGGGGCATGAGGCCACACGCACAGCGCAGGCCATCATCAATGTGGCGCTCATGACCGGCAACATCGGCCGTCCGGGCACCGGGGCCAACTCTATCACGGGACAGTGCAACGCGATGGGGTCCCGTCTGTTCTCCAACACGACCAACCTCATCGGTGGGCATGACTTTACCAAGGCAGAGCATCGTGCCAAGGTGGCCCAGGCGCTGGATATTCCCGAAGAGCGCATCCCTCAGAAACCCAGCCTGGCGTACGACCAGATCGTGCAGGGCATTGAAGAAGGCCGCATCAAGGGCCTCTGGATGATCGCCACCAATGCCGCTCACTCCTGGATCCAGCAGAAGCGCATTCGCGAGGTGCTGCAAAAGCTCGATTTCTTTGTGGTGCAAGACATGTATGCCACCACGGAGAGCGCGCAGCTCGCTCATCTGGTGCTGCCCGCCGCGGGCTGGGGTGAAAAGGAGGGCACCTTTATCAACTCCGAGCGCCGCATCGGGGTCTCCCGCAAGGTTAGCCGCGCCCCCGGGCAGGCGTTGGCAGATTTTCACATCTTCCGCCTCATCGCCGAGTACTGGGGCTGCGCCTCCCTCTTCCGCTCCTGGACCTCTCCGGAGGCCGTGTTTGAGCGTCTGCAGCAGGTGACAAAGGGACAACCTTGTGAAATCACCGGCATCAAGGGCTATGACATGCTGGAGAGCCACGGTGGCATGCAGTGGCCCCTGCGCCCGGGGGATGAGCCCGGCAAAGAGCGTCGGCTCTTTGAGGACGGGAAGTTCTACACCCCGGATGGTCGGGCGAAGTTTGTGTATGAGGCTCCCCACGCCGTGCCCGAGCCGCCCGATGCCGAGTACCCCCTGGTGCTTCTCACCGGCCGTGGCACATCAGCGCAATGGCACACGCAGACACGTACCGGCAAGTCCGCCATCCTGCGCAAGCTGCATCCCACCGCGCTCATGCTGGACATCCATCCCGAAGACGCGCTAAAGCTGAAGATCCGGGACGGCCAGACGGTCACCGTCAGCTCCCGGCGAGCCAACATCACTGCGCAAGCGAGAGTCAGCACCACCATGCGCCCCGGTCAGGTGTTTCTGCCCATGCATGATCCGCAGGTGAACCAGCTCACGCTGAGCGTGGTGGATCCGTACAGCCGCCAGCCGTCCTACAAGCATTGTGCAGTAAGGGTGGGGTAG
- a CDS encoding PaaI family thioesterase: MRSSAQSPEPEVSLTKVTNLFVDAAFINQLGVKELTNEEGVCEARVELPAWMGKPQQSLHAVVQASLADHAAKSAVKSVVAPESSVVRLDFKLKYLETATGRTVRAVANVLRCSRSIAVVEVDIYSQGAEVGEEALVAVAEVTLVVEDDVVQFPETHCACLEI; encoded by the coding sequence ATGAGATCCTCCGCCCAATCCCCCGAGCCAGAAGTGTCGCTGACCAAGGTCACGAACCTCTTTGTGGATGCCGCCTTCATCAACCAACTGGGTGTGAAGGAACTGACAAATGAGGAGGGTGTGTGCGAAGCTCGCGTGGAGTTGCCGGCATGGATGGGCAAGCCTCAACAATCCTTGCATGCCGTGGTGCAGGCCTCCCTGGCAGATCATGCCGCGAAGAGCGCTGTCAAGTCAGTGGTGGCACCGGAATCGAGTGTGGTGCGGCTTGATTTCAAGCTCAAGTACCTTGAGACAGCGACCGGCCGGACGGTCAGGGCGGTTGCGAATGTGCTGCGGTGTTCGCGCAGCATCGCCGTGGTGGAGGTGGACATCTATTCCCAGGGGGCCGAGGTCGGTGAAGAGGCACTGGTGGCAGTGGCTGAGGTGACGCTGGTGGTGGAGGATGATGTGGTGCAGTTTCCTGAAACTCACTGTGCGTGCCTGGAGATCTGA
- a CDS encoding aldo/keto reductase produces the protein MEHRLLGGSGLKVPVLTFGTGTWGGRTAFFKAWGGSDVAEATKMVDICLEAGLNMFDTADVYSDGQAEEILGKAIEGRRDQVLISTKATFRLGDGPNDVGSSRHHLIRSIEGSLKRLGTDYIDLFQLHGFDAMTPVDETLSTLDNLVKAGKIRYLGCSNFSGWHLMKSLALADRYGLARYVANQAYYSLIGREYEWELMPLGLDQKVGAMVWSPLGWGRLTGKLRRGQPLPETSRLHDTAQYGPQVPDEYLFTVVDALDAVAQETGKSIPQVAINWLLQRPTVSSVIIGARNEEQLRQNLGAVGWNLTSEQVAKLDAASKVPAIYPYWHQQGFERNPPPVA, from the coding sequence ATGGAACACAGACTGCTTGGCGGGTCCGGACTCAAAGTGCCGGTATTGACTTTTGGCACCGGCACATGGGGCGGGCGCACCGCCTTCTTCAAGGCCTGGGGAGGCAGTGATGTGGCAGAGGCCACGAAGATGGTGGACATCTGTCTGGAGGCCGGGTTGAACATGTTCGACACCGCTGATGTGTACTCCGACGGGCAGGCAGAGGAGATTCTCGGAAAGGCGATTGAAGGCCGCCGCGATCAGGTGCTGATTTCGACCAAAGCCACGTTTCGCCTAGGCGACGGTCCCAATGACGTCGGGTCCTCTCGCCATCATTTGATCCGCTCCATCGAGGGCAGCCTGAAGCGCCTGGGCACCGACTACATCGATCTCTTCCAGCTTCATGGTTTCGATGCCATGACCCCTGTCGATGAGACACTGAGCACGCTCGATAATTTGGTGAAGGCGGGCAAGATTCGCTATCTGGGCTGTTCCAACTTTTCTGGCTGGCATCTCATGAAGTCACTGGCGCTTGCGGACCGGTACGGTCTTGCCCGCTATGTGGCCAATCAGGCTTACTATTCGCTGATTGGGCGTGAGTACGAATGGGAACTGATGCCGCTGGGACTGGATCAAAAAGTGGGTGCGATGGTGTGGAGTCCCCTGGGGTGGGGCCGACTGACTGGAAAATTGCGCCGGGGCCAGCCGCTGCCTGAGACCAGCCGCCTGCATGATACCGCCCAGTATGGGCCACAAGTGCCTGACGAGTACCTTTTTACCGTAGTGGATGCCCTGGACGCCGTGGCGCAGGAAACAGGCAAGTCCATCCCGCAGGTGGCGATCAACTGGCTTCTCCAACGTCCTACCGTCTCTAGCGTGATCATTGGAGCGCGCAACGAAGAGCAACTTCGCCAAAACCTGGGGGCAGTGGGCTGGAATCTCACCTCCGAACAGGTGGCTAAACTCGATGCCGCCAGCAAGGTTCCCGCGATCTATCCGTACTGGCATCAACAAGGCTTCGAAAGGAATCCGCCGCCAGTGGCGTGA
- a CDS encoding HD domain-containing protein → MQDQKGTEDIEMRLTKARFEKVWTELGLEGAAAPWFDRLMAAYGEIGRAYHNSRHLSGCLAGLDVARHLVTDAPAVEFALWFHDAVYDSRATDNEERSADLALECLREAGRGQDDLARKVHDLVMLTKTHHAEPDTDGAVMVDVDLAILGQLWPRFEEYDRAIRREYDWVPAELYAEKRRDVLRKFLQRNFIYRTRLFREKYEAQARSNLARKLALSKFEGGGSL, encoded by the coding sequence ATGCAGGACCAGAAGGGGACGGAGGATATAGAGATGCGTTTGACGAAGGCAAGGTTTGAGAAGGTGTGGACGGAACTGGGATTGGAAGGTGCGGCAGCGCCTTGGTTTGACCGGTTGATGGCGGCGTATGGCGAGATCGGCCGGGCCTACCACAATTCGCGGCACCTCTCCGGGTGCCTGGCGGGGCTCGATGTGGCTCGCCATCTGGTGACAGATGCGCCCGCTGTGGAGTTTGCGCTCTGGTTCCATGATGCGGTGTACGACTCCCGCGCCACAGACAATGAGGAGCGCAGTGCGGATCTGGCCCTGGAGTGTCTGCGGGAGGCGGGGCGCGGGCAGGATGACCTGGCAAGAAAGGTTCATGATCTGGTAATGCTGACCAAGACTCATCACGCGGAACCGGACACCGACGGAGCCGTGATGGTGGATGTGGATCTGGCCATCCTGGGGCAGCTCTGGCCGAGGTTCGAGGAATATGACCGGGCCATCCGGCGGGAGTACGACTGGGTGCCGGCTGAACTTTATGCGGAAAAGCGCCGTGATGTCCTGCGGAAGTTTCTGCAGCGGAACTTCATTTACCGGACCCGGCTGTTCCGCGAGAAGTACGAGGCTCAGGCCCGGTCGAACTTGGCGAGAAAGCTCGCGCTCTCTAAATTTGAGGGCGGAGGTTCCCTGTAG